The genome window TCGTTTTGCGGCAGAACGCCCGTAACCCTGTTCTACAAGACGGGTTTGCGATCCATACAataccgtcaagatttctgtaggtTTTACTAATGCTGTCAATTTTAATTCCAGGCAATTTACATGTTTCCTGCTAATTTTTTCTTTCATGTTATATCCTTTTGGTCATTGTGGCACTACTTGCAAATATACAATTACAGTTCCGGCGTCTATTTGAAGCATTTCTTAGTATCCGCTTTCGTAGATATCAGGCAACCCATTCAAAGCGGACTAAgcctgatatttttttaaagttacgAAACTGCAGCTAACAATATATGAAGATATTCAGGGAATGCTGGGATCCACAAATAATAGAAGGAACAATTCCCCATTGCTTCATTTTGTTAACTCTATAAGTCTGCGCTTAATTATAATTTACCTCAATTCCCTTTGGAGTATTTAAGAATAATAGTGCGCCCAAATAATAGATAAAAATACTTTGATTTTATGTTCATATATAATCTTATTTGTAAAGTTTGAGAATAGACATGACTTTTGCTCGTTTTAATAATAACTTATTCAGACCAATAGCTGCCTATCTTGTAAGCTTTATTTTTGTAATGAAACAGCATTGTTGTTGTTCAGGGTTAGTTCCAGTAATCCTCCATTTGATGTCATATGCCCCCTACAAAAAATAGatatttaaaattaaagaatCGTTAATAGTTAAAGTGCTTCCTTACCGATGGGAATTTCCTTGAAATTGGTAAAGTGAAATCATATGACCTCTTTTCGCCTTTTACAATAGGGCATGAAGTGAACTTGCAGGCATCAGTTTCCATTCCAACTAACGGAAGATCGATGTCACTCGCCCAAAATACTCGTCCTTCTACTGTTGGTGAATCAAAGTCTGCAAATGGAAAAGGATATGTAGTTACTACCTTCACTCAGTTTTCCAGCGGGAAAATAAATGGTTGACGATTAACATCAGTAATACAACTCAAATCGGGGGTACtcattaaaattttcaatattacaaCTTTCAAATAATTCATTTCACCAAAACAACAGAAATCGAGTTACCTGGTACGAAATCAAAATGAATTTCAGCTGAACGTCCTCTCCTGAATTTGCATGCTTCTCCAGTTGCGGCCTCGGGGCATGGACTTATCCGCACTTCGTTGATTTTACAGCTTCCAACTGTAACaacagtaaaaatgtaaaaaaatttagTTTGAATAATGACAATCATGCATTGGgggttggagcttaagaatacattcaaagtctcccgtgtttgtcgtaagaggcgactaaaagggatagaaatttgtgggctagaaaCCTGGTAATTTTGAAACTtcattgctaccgaaacatcaaccacgcctcggatagggattgaCCTCGCGGTAATGACCTATAGCTATTGAGAACGGCCTATGGTTGGCTTCTGGAGGTCCTTACGCTCCTGGATAACAGTAGCGAGGGTGTTCAGAATCCGcgctttttccaacttgagcaggaattccagcgatataaactgaacATCGTGGGTCTAATCGAAGTAAAATGGCGGGAgtgtggagagtactcctctccctgtGGGTGGGATCTGACAGCACCTTGCTCGGGCATATGATGGGGAAACCCGGTCTTCACGACCGAAACGGTAATAGTAGGAGgttcatggatttctgcaacttccaccgcttcGACTTTGGTGGCaaattgtttgagcacagatcatgccataaggtcagctggGTCTCAACTGATCGACGCCGTACGAGTAATCAAATGGAACATTTCGCGAAAAGAACCACCATCAGATGGTCGTTTGCGTGTTGCTTCTAAGTTCAACAGCTTTCTCGCGGATCGAGCagcagatctactgagtaatgtgcctgagaatattgatgaacattgggccatcaaaaatgctattTTCTTGGGTGCTACAAGGGTTATCGCTCACATCCAGAACGGGCAGGATCTAGATGACTgtgaaatcgtgaaaaaatattaatgataggaaggggttgaaggctctactgtcCGCtgcgagcgaaatcccgagaagttcagtgtaGAGTGCGCtgtgacaaaagaaaattttcaattgtgctggtcagggaagcggaagatgcaaAGGGAAATCATATATATATTGTTTGGTGtgtaataaaaaatattgatgaATGTGAAGGAGGCTTTAAGCAGACAAGTGAGCTTAGATATCTTAAGGAAAACAGAGGCTGCAACTACTTGTATGTAGAGAGTATAGCGCCGATGCTTCTCAGAATTTTGTTGACCGGTGAGGTTATAAAACTATAGATAGAGATATAATTTATGCAGAATTATGTTTGAGTTTGGAATACCATCAAAATTTTTGCGACTCGCGAAGATAGAGTGCTAAGTCAACATCAAGATCGGAAAGTTTTGATATAaagaaacggttgaaaaaaggtGACAGTTTTTTGCTATTTAATCTAGAATGGAAAGAGAGGAATATGTCATATATGTGCATTGAAAGGTAAAGTCCAAGGAAAACAAGTTAGAGGAGTATCACGCAAAAGTCTAGAGAACTCAATTAGCGTGGAGAGTATATCGCTTTTGAGCTGGcccaaatgagaaaaaaatctttCCATTTTCCTTTAACTAGTCAGGCGGGAATTTATTGGCAATAGTAGTACTTTATTAGGTTCCTCCTGGATAATAATGGAAGAAAGCTTAGTCAAAGCAACAAGCGAATTCGAAGTTAAAATGTGGCTACTATGCCGgtgtctggatggctcaagtggttaaagcgctgAACTGTCTTagtggaaggtcgtggttcaaatctcactggtggcagagagttATGTTATCGTCACTGGatatcgaataccagtcgacccagctgagaatgagtacctgaatcaaatcggggtaataatctcatgcGAGCGCAATTCCGACCGCATTGCTTACTACAGTGTACTATAATGTACCATTATTGTACTGATTGAATCGGTCGAATAGACTTCAAagctaatatggattgttg of Hermetia illucens chromosome 4, iHerIll2.2.curated.20191125, whole genome shotgun sequence contains these proteins:
- the LOC119654830 gene encoding MD-2-related lipid-recognition protein-like translates to MKVLGVFAICALFGAVVSDVVQFSNCPNTVGSCKINEVRISPCPEAATGEACKFRRGRSAEIHFDFVPDFDSPTVEGRVFWASDIDLPLVGMETDACKFTSCPIVKGEKRSYDFTLPISRKFPSGAYDIKWRITGTNPEQQQCCFITKIKLTR